One window from the genome of Andrena cerasifolii isolate SP2316 chromosome 3, iyAndCera1_principal, whole genome shotgun sequence encodes:
- the LOC143366959 gene encoding uncharacterized protein LOC143366959: protein MKMRISRSGWQAVYAVLCVCVHSTVTRAIYASHAFRETRGDDLPRGTGYEKRLIPIRSPRVGMKRLTTLPLEPDAEMLPAHYAGVKPPGVDHMELKYAESQVLQVSPVIQVPGKSSQGKDTRQTSVNRNSKIETSDEGHQRVGSFEKGQKGDRLKKKHRTEYAEDGGRRKTHSDRDNDSGHDEESAGRRGGESHRRKNSGNVDHKATGYRNVYHKDEYNKDHDFYDNDDHGGHLKKHGRYNEKHIATEGTFGEGDGTVSSLDGAGLHKEGIARNSRVDGESKGHDARRGSDGFFENLQGFAKQGDKNEGKRFGFAEPKAR, encoded by the coding sequence atgaaaatgagaatttcGAGGAGTGGGTGGCAGGCCGTTTACGCGGTCCTCTGCGTTTGCGTACACTCGACGGTGACGCGGGCCATCTACGCCAGCCACGCTTTCAGGGAGACACGTGGTGATGATCTTCCCCGTGGGACTGGCTACGAGAAGAGGCTAATCCCCATACGGTCACCTCGAGTGGGTATGAAACGTCTCACGACTCTGCCTTTGGAGCCCGACGCGGAGATGCTGCCTGCTCATTACGCGGGCGTGAAACCGCCAGGAGTCGATCATATGGAGCTGAAATACGCAGAGTCGCAGGTACTACAGGTTTCCCCTGTAATTCAGGTGCCAGGGAAGTCGAGCCAAGGCAAGGACACCCGGCAAACGTCTGTGAATCGGAATTCTAAGATTGAGACAAGCGATGAAGGACACCAGAGGGTGGGTTCTTTCGAGAAGGGGCAGAAGGGTGATCGCTTGAAGAAGAAACACAGGACGGAGTACGCTGAGGATGGTGGGAGGAGGAAGACGCACTCTGATCGCGACAATGATTCAGGGCACGACGAGGAGAGCGCCGGGAGGAGAGGAGGTGAAAGTCATCGGAGGAAGAATAGTGGTAACGTGGATCACAAAGCCACTGGCTACCGCAATGTGTATCACAAAGATGAGTACAACAAGGACCATGATTTCTATGATAACGACGATCACGGTGGGCACTTGAAGAAACATGGACGATACAACGAGAAGCATATTGCCACCGAGGGTACGTTCGGGGAAGGTGACGGCACGGTTTCGAGCCTCGACGGGGCGGGACTCCATAAAGAGGGAATTGCGAGGAACTCCCGGGTCGATGGGGAATCCAAAGGTCACGACGCTCGACGCGGTTCCGATGGATTCTTTGAGAACTTGCAGGGATTCGCGAAACAGGGCGACAAGAACGAGGGTAAAAGGTTTGGCTTCGCTGAACCGAAAGCGCGTTAG
- the LOC143367292 gene encoding arylalkylamine N-acetyltransferase-like 2, protein MTALLLKSFVSSIVKCLKITSNCNRIGIRKANYHITKRNLKIACSDGPAYTTRLALPPDYENVVDFMCEEYYKNEPTVVNIGLAGSEAPACWRQMLYYQVKEGMTIIAVNRDHCIIGAALNCAGFPSDGQRLYEYSMCCEPAPIRRIIEFFAYVAEKSNLWERYCVSRTFEQSSLAVHSEYRGQGIGTRLVEESWLLARDCGYPLFSIECNSKYCARISQNFGWEAVWSIPFGQYVRNGELVFKCVKEPHTICQVFIDHLTYYKTYRPPLAPVKKMKPETK, encoded by the exons ATGACTGCGTTGCTATTAAAGTCATTCGTCAGTTCCATCGTCAAATGCCTTAAGATTACCTCGAATTGCAACAGAATCGGAATAAGGAAAGCTAATTATCACATCacgaaaagaaatttgaaaatagcATGTAGC GACGGTCCAGCTTACACGACGCGTTTGGCCCTGCCGCCCGATTACGAGAACGTGGTGGACTTCATGTGCGAGGAGTATTACAAGAACGAGCCCACGGTCGTCAACATCGGCTTGGCAGGATCAGAGGCGCCGGCGTGCTGGCGGCAGATGCTCTACTACCAGGTGAAAGAGGGCATGACGATCATCGCCGTGAACAGGGACCACTGCATCATTGGCGCGGCTCTGAACTGCGCGGGCTTCCCGTCTGACGGGCAGAGGCTGTACGAGTACTCGATGTGCTGCGAGCCAGCCCCAATCCGACGAATAATAGAGTTCTTCGCCTACGTGGCGGAGAAGTCCAACCTCTGGGAGCGGTACTGCGTCTCCAGGACCTTCGAGCAGAGCAGCCTAGCGGTGCACAGCGAGTACCGTGGCCAGGGGATCGGCACCAGGCTCGTTGAGGAGAGCTGGCTGCTGGCGCGCGACTGTGGCTACCCGTTGTTCTCCATAGAGTGCAACAGCAA GTACTGCGCGAGAATAAGCCAAAATTTCGGATGGGAGGCAGTCTGGAGCATACCGTTCGGCCAGTACGTGAGAAACGGCGAGCTCGTCTTCAAGTGCGTCAAGGAGCCGCATACGATATGCCAGGTGTTCATCGATCACCTCACGTACTATAAAACTTATCGTCCGCCTCTCGCGCCGGTTAAAAAAATGAAGCCAGAGACGAAATAA